The stretch of DNA TGGAGAATATCTCACTAATACAGTGCCACAAATCCAGTGGGGGTTTTAAAGATGCTGCCTTGGGGCTTATTAAAAAGGAAGCATCCCgtttaactttaaaatgtatttttttttctgtgtaggcATATGTGATGCGGGTGGCCATGGCAGGCCAGAATGTGAGTTTCCCCAACACCTTTGTCTTGGTGGGCTTCTCTGATCTCCCATGGCTGGAGATGCCTCTCTTTGGGGTGCTTCTGCTCTCCTTCATCCTCACAGTGATAGGAAATAGCTCCATCATCTTCCTGTCCCTGGTGGACCCTAGACTCCGaacacccatgtacttcttcctagACAACCTCTCTGTGTTGGATCTCTGTGTCACGTacaccattgtcccacagctgCTAATCAACCTCTGGGGCCCAGAAAAGACCATTGCCTCCTGGAGCTGCATGGCACAGGCCTACCTCTACCAGTGGATGGGTGGCACCGAATGTGCCCTGCTGGCCGTCATGGCTTTTGATCGCTATGTGGCCATATGCTGTCCCCTCCGATATGTTCTCATCATGCATCTCTGGGCATGTGTGTGGCTGGCAGCTGTATGCTGGGCCCTTGGCCTGGCCAATTCTCTGGTTCAAACCACACTCACCCTCTACCTTACCCTTTGTGCAAAAAATACACTGGACCACTTCTTCTGCGAGGTGCCCGCTTTGATTAAATTGGCTTGTAGTGATACCACTATGAATGACGTGTCCCTAGCCTTGGGAGCTGTTCCTTTTGGAATAGTGTCTCCTCTGACAGTGCTCACCTCCTACACCTTCATTGCCAGGGCCGTGCTGAAGTTACCGTCAGCCAAGGAAAGGCGCAAGGCATTCAGCACATGCAGCTCCCACTTGCTCGTCGTCACCATATTCTTTGGTCCTGGTATATACACGTACCTCCAGCCTCCAGGCAACAACACACAGTCCaagttcctttccttcttctactGCGTCTTCACTCCAATGCTCAATCCACTCATCTACACTCTGAGGAACAAGGATGTGAAGGAAGCATGGAGGAGGATCCTATCCtcccagggaaggaggaagtcttTGAAAGCCAGATGATCTCCGCCTGGCTCTGGGAACAAGCCACATGTTTAAGTTAGTGCTACAAATTTGCTTTCCCAAAAGTATCTGTGCCTAGGTTGGATTCTCAAAATCAACCACACTGAGGACAAGAgagactctttctttctttttatttatttatttattaaagatttctgtctcctccctgccaccgcctcccatttccctccccctcccccattcaactccccctctctcatcagccccaagagcagtcagggttccctgccctgtggggagtccaaggacctcccacctccttctaggtctagtaaggtgaacatccaaacagcctaggctcccacaaagccagtacgtgcagtaggatcaaaacccagtgccattgtttttgacttctcagcagtcctcattgtccgctatgttcagcgagtccgattttatcccatgctttttcagacccagtcccgctggccttggtgagttccccatagaacatccccattgtctcagtgtgtgggtacacccctcgcggtcctgagttccttgctcgtgctctctctccttctgctcctgatttggccttggggtttcagtccggtgctccaatgtggatctctgtctcctttcatcgcctgatgaaggttaatatccaggaggatgactatatgtttttctttgaattcatcttcttatttagcttctttaggatcatgaattataggctcaatgtcctttatttatggctagaaaccaattatgagtgagtatatcccatgttcctctttttgggtctggtttacttcactcaggatagtgttttctatttccatccatttgcatgcaaaattcaagatgccattgttttttactgctgagtagtactctaatatgtatgtattccatactttcttcatccattcttccattgaagggcatctaggttgtttccaggttctggctattacaaacaatgctgctatgaacatagttgagcatatacttttgttgtatgatagggcatctcttgggtatattcccaagagtagtattgctgggtccaggagtaggttgatcccgaatttcctgagaaactgccacactgctttccaaagactCTTTCGACTAGAAATGTCTGTCTTCTAAAATCTCAGATAAGGCCATGGTACTTTTTCTGAACCCTTTCCAGATATTTCTATCCACTGAGGAGAAATGGTCTATAGATCTTTAGTAACTGCTCTTTGGCCATATGCTCTCAAAAAAAGTTCTGAAATGATTTGGGACAGATACATTCTCCTCAACGATGTAGCTACTGGTGAGTCACCCACGTCCCTGTCAATACTCTATAGCCTGTGTTCCTGTTAGTAACCCTGACTGAACTCACTGAttcaccaaaaacaaacaaacaaacaaaataaaacaaaaaagcacatgAAAATAGGAGAAGACCAGCTGGGAAACACAGGATCATCAGAAGCCAAAGAAATACAGTAGGGTAATAGGGAcatgaatataattaaaaataaattagattcaTATATGAAACttattattatacataatatataataattatatacagttaacatatgctaataaaacaCTACATTTTTTAGAAAGTTGTATGTAAGAATTTTAAGCTGATTTTTATTAGATTTCTCCAGGCACCTACTCAAACTGTTTGAACCTCTCCTGTCTGAGAATCTCATATTTCCCTTTGTCCTCAAACGCTTTGCCAACCTACAAGTAATCATATCCTTACCTCATTTATGCCAACACAACTAAAGATTATTGTCTATGTGACATAATCATCATAACATCACCATTATAACTTTGTTtcatgggctgaagagatggcttagtggttaag from Microtus ochrogaster isolate Prairie Vole_2 chromosome 7, MicOch1.0, whole genome shotgun sequence encodes:
- the LOC106143739 gene encoding olfactory receptor 2G3-like, translated to MRVAMAGQNVSFPNTFVLVGFSDLPWLEMPLFGVLLLSFILTVIGNSSIIFLSLVDPRLRTPMYFFLDNLSVLDLCVTYTIVPQLLINLWGPEKTIASWSCMAQAYLYQWMGGTECALLAVMAFDRYVAICCPLRYVLIMHLWACVWLAAVCWALGLANSLVQTTLTLYLTLCAKNTLDHFFCEVPALIKLACSDTTMNDVSLALGAVPFGIVSPLTVLTSYTFIARAVLKLPSAKERRKAFSTCSSHLLVVTIFFGPGIYTYLQPPGNNTQSKFLSFFYCVFTPMLNPLIYTLRNKDVKEAWRRILSSQGRRKSLKAR